ATTTGGATATAAAAAAACAGGATTACATATTGGCGGTCGTATCTCCTACATCAACCAAAACAGTTTTGACATAGCACTGGAAATGCTGTTTAGTCAAAGAGGTGCTGCAAAATCATTTACAGAAAACAGACCTAAAGACATCATCCAGGCTGATTATATAGAAATTCCATTAGTATTTAATATCAGGGATTGGTACAATAAAGCTGGTAAATATCACAAAGTCAGGGCTGAATTTGGTGTCTCTTACGCACGGCTGGTTCGTATTGAATCCGCAAAATTTGATGTCGATAACTTCAATCGAAGTGATGTCAGCTGGTTTTTAGGTTCTGGATTAAGATTTTCTCCTCATATAGGAATAGCCCTCAGATACACTTCTTCTTTTCTCAATATGTATACTAATCCATCAGGCAAAACAGAGAGATTTAAATCATATTTTCTTACCTTTAGGGCTGAATACTTCTTTTAATTCAAACTCAAAAAACATGTATCGATATCTTCAACTTTCTTCATTGACACTGTGTGTATGCCTAATTGGGTGTGGTGAAAAAAAATCAGAGCCTACCACAGAAAACCCAAAATCTGAGATCTCTTCCGGCCCTATGATACCCGGTATCAATCAGGAAACCTATACAAAATTGCTTGACAGCTGTTCCAATATTGATTACATCTTTCATGACATGCCATTTAGCCTGAGCCAATCTGATGATCCGGATATTAATCAGAATATTATGTTTATAGATATCAGCAAGCCTGTAGGGCAACTGGTACCCGGTTGTAAACCTATTGGAAGAAAATTTTTTCAAATCAAAGGAAATATTGTTTATGATGCGGATGTATATCTATCGGACAAATGCAATTTTTATGTATTTGTAGATAAATCGAACAAACCCTTATTTGCCAATCAGATGACTGAATCAGGTCGTAATTTTTATAATAATATCATCAAACAAGTTACCGGAGCAACTTCAACGGGTACACAATGATAAAAAGATTTGGGGTAATAGATTTAGGGTCCAATACATTCCATTTACTCATTGTTGATCAAACTGAGGGTTCTCGTTTTAAAGCAGTGTTCAGAAAAAGAATTTTTACTTCACTTTCTGAAGGTGGTATTGACTTTATAAAGACTGAAAGAATCGAAGCCGGCCTGAATGCCCTGAAAGAATTTAAAAAATATATCACCCAATACCATTGCACACACACAAGGGTCTTAGGTACAGCAGTGCTTCGTACAGCTTCCAACAGTATGGATTTTATTGGTAAGGCTGAAGATATCCTTGGAATCAATATTGAAATTATAGATGGAAGCAGAGAAGCAGAATACATTTTTCAAGGTATAACACTATCTCCGGAAGTCAACACCGGTACCCATCTGGTCATGGATATAGGCGGTGGCAGTACTGAGTTCATACTGATCAAAGCAGGAAAATATTGTTTTCGAAAAGTTACAATATAGGAGTTGGTGCTTTACATGCGATGTTTCATAAATCTGAACCTATCAGTGCCACGGAGACTGAAGATATGATGGCGTATATACTAAATAAAACAGCCGATCTGCAAGCAATAATCAAGGAGTATCACCCTGAATATTTAACCGGTGCATCCGGATCATTTGAAGTATTGGAACTTATGACCGACAGATCTATTGATGGAGCTACGGTGAATCTGATAGATCCCGAGGCATTTTTGCAGTTGTATTCAAAAGTAGTGCGTGCAGACGAATCAGAAAGACAAAAAATGAAGGGACTCCCAAAAGAAAGAGTAAAATTGATCGTAGTAGGTATGATCCTGAAAAGAGTTATTTTTGATCTGGTACATCCTAAAGGCATCTATGTCTCCCCGTTTGCACTCAAAGAAGGCATCATCCGGGAGATGATCACAAATGCACCTAATATGATTATGATAAAATAAAATTTTATTTTTCTTAAAAATAGTTCTTCTGTTTGAGAATATATGCCTATAGACAAAATCATATCCTGTCATGACAATGATCACATCACAAAATTACTCTGAGAATAAAAATATCCTTACCTTCGCATCAGAAATTCAAGTACATTTTAATCATAAGCCACTTTAAATAGAAATTGATGAAGAAAATACTTTCAATTATTATTTTATATGTTTTGGTATTACCGACTGTTTCTGCTCAGGAACAGGATTTTTTAAGGAGCACAGGTAAGATTTATTCAGTAGTGGCTGTTATCTTAGTCATCTTTGTCGGCATAGTATTTTTTCTATATCGGCTCGATAATAAACTAACCAAATTAGAAAAACAAATTAAAAATGAGCAGTAAACAAGCAAAATTTTTTGAAAGTGTGCAGCGCAATTTTGATCGTGCAGCAGCACACACCAACATCCATCCAGGATTGCTGGCACAAATTAAGGTATGTAATGCTGTATACCAGATGAATTTTCCTGTAAAAATCGGAGATTCGTACCAGGTGATAGAAGCGTATCGTGTGCAACATTCACACCACCGACTTCCTACAAAAGGTGGTATAAGGTTCAGTCATCTGGTAGATCAGGAAGAGGTAATGGCACTCGCTGCGTTGATGACTTATAAATGTGCTATAGTTGATGTACCATTCGGAGGTGCTAAAGGAGGAGTAAAAGTGAGTCCGAGGGCATATAGCGCCGAGGAACTTGAAAGAATCACAAGAAGATATACTGTAGAACTCATCCGAAAAAATTTCATAGGACCAAGCATTGATGTTCCGGCCCCGGATTATGGAACCGGCGAACGTGAAATGGCCTGGATCCTGGATACCTACCAAACATTCAAAGGTGGTGAAATCGATGCTGCCGGTTGTGTGACAGGAAAACCTGTAAGACAAAATGGTATCAATGGCCGAACAGAAGCCACCGGTCGTGGTGTATACTACGGATTGAGAGAAGTGTATAATGATGCCAACCTTCTGAAAAGAATAGGAGCAACAAAAGGAATGGCCGGTAAGACCATGGTCATTCAGGGTCTTGGAAATGTGGGTTCATACGCAGGTCTTATATCACAAAATGAAGGAGATGTAAAGATCATCGGACTTTCGGAGATTGAGGGTACAGTATACAGTGAGAAAGGCATAGATATGCAAACAGCATTGGACTATCGCAAAGAACACGGAACAATACTTGGACTACCAGACACAGTGACTCTTCCTAACAGAGGTGACTGGGTCAGTATAGATTGTGATATTTTGGTGCCAGCAGCACTTGAGTCTGTTATCACAGAAGAAAACGCTCACCTTGTAAAAGCCAAAGTCATCGGTGAAGCCGCCAATGGACCTATCACAGCAGAAGCCGCAGATATCATCATCAAAAACGGAGCTGTAATCATACCTGACATGTATCTGAATGCAGGTGGTGTTACCGTCTCTTATTTTGAGTGGTTGAAGAACTTATCCCACATGAGATTCGGTCGTATGGACAAAAGATTTAACCACAATACATATGAAAGCATCATCAGTACTGTGGAAAATCTGACCGGCAAAAAAGTCGGAGATAAGGAAAGATCATTTATCACCAGAGGTGCTGATGAAGTCGATCTGGTGAGATCCGGACTTGAAGAGACGATGATCAACTCCTTCCATCAGATCATGGAAGTCTACAACGGATATGAAAAAGTAAACAATCTCAGAGACGCTGCCTTTATTACTGCATTGAATAAAGTAGCTGGTGATTATATGACACTGGGTGTATTCCCATAATTCCAACCATACAATTGAAAGCGGGGCAACAATCAGATTGTTGCCCTATTTTTTTCACTTTTGGCAATCGAGTAAGAGACAAAGGTAATTAAAAAAATAGATTACCTTTGTCGTCTTCTCACACCACCGTATGTACTTACGTGTACGGCGGTTTCTTTAGGTGGATTTGTGCAGATGGTTGTAGTTGGAGACTAAATCGTAGTATCCAATCTTTGTAAACCACTCGTTATTCATCCCGATATTGGTGCCTGGAGTGTTTGATAGACGCCACCAGCCTTTGCCACTTAGGGCTGTCAGCCAGCTCAATTTCTCACTTACGCCTTGGCTCCTTAGGAATCTGACAATACCAATCTTGCGTTTGCATTGTTTTATCCTAAAGCATCTTATTCGTCTTTTCAGCCAGCTGTTGATTCTTTCTATCTTCGATTTCATTTCTGATCTCTTGAAGTATTGTAACCAACCACGCAATAAGCTATTTACTTCCTTTATCAACTGATCCAGACTGATCCCACGTCGACGTGATGTCAGATCTTTTAGCTTCGACTTAAGTCGTAATTCGCTCGGCTTACTTAGATAAAGGCGACCACCACCACCTAGACTATGACCTAAAAAACGCTACTTCATGTACTTTCCGTACTCCGCTCTTTTCTACATTTACTTTCAGACGCATTTTCTTAGTTATGTATTCGCTGATGCTAACATATACCCGTTCGGCACTTTGTTTACTTCTTACAAAGATCAAAACGTCATCTGCGTATCTTACATAACTCAGTCCACGCCTAGCCAGTTCTTGGTCCAGTTCATCTAATACGATGTTGGATAACAACGGACTCAGTGGGCTTCCTTGTGGTGTCCCCTTTATCCGTTGATGCGATACGCCACCTAACAGTATGCCACTACGTAGTATCTTTCTGATTAGGTCTAGTAATCGTTTGTCACCCATCCGTAAACTCAGATGCCACATCAATCGGCTATGATTCACTTCATCAAAGAATTTCTCTAAGTCGATGTCGACTACTCGTGTCTTCCCTGTTTTAACGTGTGACTGGGCTAACTTTAGTGCGCTCTCTGTTCCACGGCCTGGCCTAAATCCATGGCTGCTTTCCGTAAATGTAACTTCATAATACCTTACCATCACTTGGCTGATTGCTTGCTGTACAACTCGGTCTTTTACCGTCGGTATGCCCAGTAGCCTTTTGCCCCCTTTGGGTTTCGGTATCTCTACTCCACGTACTAATGAAGGGCGATAGTCTCCGTTTAGGATTTCTGTCTTTAGTGCTCCATGGTGCGTTCTAAACCATTTTCCGAACTCCTTGACATCTATTCCATCTACTCCCCGGACTACCTGCGTTCGTTTTCACGTGTCGGTAGGCTTTTACTAGATTCCTTAGCGACGCTATCTCTTCCAGTACGTTCATCGTCTGTTCTCTCTCTTGCCAGCATCTGGAAGTCCACTTCGGACATACCTTTCCACTTCCGTCGTACCATACGGGTAGTTCATCATTGAATAGGCTGCTATTATTTCCTTCTCCCTGTCCAGCAGGTTGCATCGGTTTAGCATTTTCCTTGTCCTTAATCATTGGCCTTTACCATTACTTTCAAAAAAATTAACATCCTAAAGATTCGATCCTTCGCTCCACATCCATTACAGATGATTCTTCACTACTATGATCTCTGCTGACTTCCTTTAAATAGTCCTTTACTTCCCTTGCGCTTTGTTCCGTCTCAGGTCGCTATTTATAGGATCTCCCAAGGTAAGTTCAATCTCTTTCCGTGTAACTGACATATTTTACTACCATTGTTTACGTCCGACTATTGGGCTTCGCAATCTATTGCTCACTTACCCACAATGTAAGCCTTATAATATGTTTCTGTTCGTTCAATCACACTCTTGCCGCCTGCTTCCTTCAGATTCTCAATTACTCAAGACACC
The sequence above is drawn from the Saprospiraceae bacterium genome and encodes:
- a CDS encoding CcmD family protein, producing the protein MKKILSIIILYVLVLPTVSAQEQDFLRSTGKIYSVVAVILVIFVGIVFFLYRLDNKLTKLEKQIKNEQ
- a CDS encoding PorT family protein encodes the protein MKSQRFQFAGIAGANASQIDGDSLFGYKKTGLHIGGRISYINQNSFDIALEMLFSQRGAAKSFTENRPKDIIQADYIEIPLVFNIRDWYNKAGKYHKVRAEFGVSYARLVRIESAKFDVDNFNRSDVSWFLGSGLRFSPHIGIALRYTSSFLNMYTNPSGKTERFKSYFLTFRAEYFF
- a CDS encoding Glu/Leu/Phe/Val dehydrogenase, producing the protein MSSKQAKFFESVQRNFDRAAAHTNIHPGLLAQIKVCNAVYQMNFPVKIGDSYQVIEAYRVQHSHHRLPTKGGIRFSHLVDQEEVMALAALMTYKCAIVDVPFGGAKGGVKVSPRAYSAEELERITRRYTVELIRKNFIGPSIDVPAPDYGTGEREMAWILDTYQTFKGGEIDAAGCVTGKPVRQNGINGRTEATGRGVYYGLREVYNDANLLKRIGATKGMAGKTMVIQGLGNVGSYAGLISQNEGDVKIIGLSEIEGTVYSEKGIDMQTALDYRKEHGTILGLPDTVTLPNRGDWVSIDCDILVPAALESVITEENAHLVKAKVIGEAANGPITAEAADIIIKNGAVIIPDMYLNAGGVTVSYFEWLKNLSHMRFGRMDKRFNHNTYESIISTVENLTGKKVGDKERSFITRGADEVDLVRSGLEETMINSFHQIMEVYNGYEKVNNLRDAAFITALNKVAGDYMTLGVFP